From a region of the Haematobia irritans isolate KBUSLIRL chromosome 4, ASM5000362v1, whole genome shotgun sequence genome:
- the LOC142233262 gene encoding uncharacterized protein LOC142233262, with the protein MNPSVFLFSSSSDSEDEHKVALIRKNIRDKSSPLALSEVEFKRRFRLSKDAFKYVLENIHFSGHISTSVPQILQLAATLNLLASGSFQHNAGNDFLLGLAQSTMCKVIKNVTIEIQKKLCPIMIQFILEVYMSHL; encoded by the exons atgAATCCAAGcgtatttttgttttcctcATCTTCGGATTCAGAGGATGAGCACAAAGTGGctttaataaggaaaaatattcgtgacaaaaGCAGTCCTTTAGCATTGTCTGAAGTAGA atttaaaagacgATTTCGCCTTTCAAAAGAtgcttttaaatatgttctaGAAAACATACATTTTTCTGGGCACATTTCGACGTCCGTACCACAAATTTTACAGCTTGCCGCCACGTTGAACCTTTTGGCCAGTGGCAGTTTCCAGCATAACGCCGGGAACGACTTCTTACTGGGGTTAGCACAAAGTACCATGTGCAAAGTGATAAAAAATGTCACTATCGAAATACAAAAGAAGTTGTGTCCCATAATGATACAATTCATATTGGAGGTATATATGTCAcatctttaa